A stretch of Episyrphus balteatus chromosome 2, idEpiBalt1.1, whole genome shotgun sequence DNA encodes these proteins:
- the LOC129911497 gene encoding zinc finger protein 287-like, whose translation MSLIDIQIQSQQNYTDCFNFDEMNILLAKDDYIEKRCGEIFMSHCKVLLFFCSECKEKFPSYEEFFNHLCEQHVSLEDELKYEPKDEDLLDVEYYDDDNLIVVMDNDQEDEDDDVKPIITSTSPKDAIAKEVLSQDTISQDYDISQDEDELSIDILQCYEDIEEYDAATQVESEDENRKETFLNDFSKFLEKDYRDIAECELKQENESTESTAANLQPNDDPFDLDSLTEDARCFECKQCDRVFDTRLNLRDHAKTHAKDRRYKCHVCGFAFTQQFNLRSHLKRHNGQKPFPCNQCDKRFITKNELKAHVRIHTGERPYICEICGNGFVTSGSLNEHRKRHNNIRPHKCTYCEKSFFDTGLLREHIVVHTGERAHVCDICEASFTRRKALLQHLKLHSAVKQYKCTYCDKAFAQKPGLASHLKTHRNVNALDKTEEVYVDILECVL comes from the exons ATGAGTTTAATAGACATACAAATCCAGTCGCAACAAAACTACACAGATTGCTTCAATTTTGACGAAATGAATATCCTCCTTGCCAAGGACGATTACATTGAAAAACGATGCGGAGAAATATTCATGTCCCATTGCAAAGTTTTACTTTTCTTCTGCAGCGAATGCAAAGAAAAGTTTCCCAGCTATGAAGAATTCTTCAATCATTTATGCGAACAACATGTCTCACTCGAAGATGAACTCAAATACGAACCCAAAGATGAAGATCTACTTGATGTAGAATATTATGATGATGACAATCTTATTGTCGTCATGGACAATGACCAAGAAGACGAGGATGATGATGTGAAACCGATTATAACATCAACTTCTCCAAAAGATGCCATCGCTAAAGAAGTTCTCTCACAAGATACAATTTCGCAGGATTACGATATTTCACAAGATGAAGATGAACTTTCGATagacattttgcaatgttatgaAGATATTGAAGAGTACGATGCTGCCACTCAAGTTGAATCGGAAGAT gaaaatagaaaagaaacaTTCCTCAAcgacttttccaaatttcttgaaaaagacTACCGAGACATTGCCGAATGCGAACTGAAACAAGAAAACGAGTCAACAGAATCGACAGCTGCGAATCTGCAGCCAAACGATGACCCTTTTGATTTGGATTCTCTGACCGAAGATGCACGTTGTTTTGAGTGCAAACAATGCGACAGAGTATTCGATACTAGACTTAATCTAAGAGATCATGCCAAAACTCATGCCAAGGATCGTAGGTACAAGTGTCACGTCTGCGGGTTCGCCTTCACCCAGCAATTCAATTTGCGATCTCATTTAAAGCGCCATAACGGTCAAAAGCCATTTCCCTGCAATCAGTGTGACAAAAGATTCATTaccaaaaatgaattaaaagcaCACGTTCGAATTCACACTGGCGAACGGCCGTACATTTGTGAGATTTGTGGAAATGGATTTGTGACGTCGGGGTCGCTTAATGAGCATAGAAAACGGCACAATAACATTCGACCGCATAAATGCACGTACTGCGAAAAATCATTCTTCGATACGGGGCTGCTTAGGGAGCATATAGTGGTTCATACGGGAGAGCGTGCACATGTGTGCGATATATGCGAGGCGTCTTTTACGCGACGGAAAGCATTATTGCAGCATTTGAAGTTACACTCGGCTGTTAAACAGTACAAATGTACGTACTGTGACAAAGCATTTGCACAAAAGCCGGGACTAGCTTCGCACTTGAAGACACATCGAAATGTTAATGCATTGGACAAAACGGAGGAGGTGTATGTGGACATCTTGGAGTGTGTTTTATAA